TCTAAGAAAAAAACCACTTTAACACAACTTGCTCACAAATAATAGCCATTtaacacttttttcttttttcaataaaacattatattataataaaatagaaatttatggGACTGTAGAATGAATATAAAAAGGAGATAGAGTGCTGCTCTATATCAAAATCAGTGCATGTTAAAAATAtaccaaataaacaaataaacagTGCGAATGAAACAAGAGCGAATCTGGACTATTTCATCACAACAAACAGTCATCAATCACAATTTCTATGACCCTAATCAAAATTTCTCCAGGTAGAGAGAATATACAAAAAGCTCGTGAGAACATTTCCATTTCCATATCAGAGGGTCCATTTCAACTCTACACAACAGCATATTCTTAATTTGAAGTTGGTTGCTCTGCAAGCAATTGCAGTGGCCATGAATCCATTTGAGTAGGATACCTGGGATGTGGTTTAGTAATAGTGGATTTGGGTTTTGGAATCTGCTCAACAACATTATGAGGGCCATGATTAGTACTTATGGGGACAACCAAAACTGCATGTCCTTGCTGCACTGCTCCTTCTGTGCTGGACAATTGCAGATTCTCCCCAGAAAACTCTGTAATCTTTTCTGGTTCTGGAAATGGATTCATCAGGTTATGTCTACATTGGACTACTCTTGCTTCTATTTCACCTGCAAGTTTCTCAATTTGACTTTTCAGAACACAATTCTCCTCCACCATCTCATTTTTCTCCATGGTCACCTGCCCAATTAAGATAATATACCATGAATTTTTCACTATAATCATATTCAAAAAGAAAGGTTTATTCGAAATCATGAATTACAGATTTCTTTTGTCAATGAACATGGTGGTCTATTAGTGTCTTAAGGTTTAGTCTGAGACTATGTCCATTCAAAAACACACATTAACCACTTAAATGTTTAATTCATGAAATAAGGTACTTCTGCAGAAAATAACCTTTTACAAAATTTCAATTGCTGTGTCAAACATACCACTAAAGATACAAACTTTATCCTAAAAATAGATGAAatctttgaaattgtttttttttctaaacatgTTTTGATTGataattaaaggaaaaacatgGTTTTAGATAGCTATATCTATCTACACATGCAAGTAATTTCCATTGGGTAAGAAGTGAAGAAATAGCTTGTGAAGGGCTTACATAATGAGTCTCTGACAACAGAGATACACTGTCCTTTTTCAAGGACTCGATCTGACTGAACAAGTCTTTCAGCAATCTGATGGATTCCCTCAATATAGAAGCTTTCCCATTGTTCTGTTCTTTAAGATCTGTTACCACTTCCCAGAGAAAAACACAAccccaaaagaaaaagaaacaaagcaGCACTACTATTAGACCATATGCAAAGTCTCAAAGGTGACTTTATCTAagaaatcaaacataaaatactGAATGCAACGACCAGATTGCTAGTCAAAATCAAATTGACCATAACAGAAGTTTGAGACTCTGATATAAGATTAAAGtactaaaatttgatatagtGGTGACACAAGATTAAGTTACCGAGTGTAGCAGCAAGACCAAGAAAGAGTTCATTCAACTGTTCAcgcttctctttctctctttcagCCTTGCGAATTCTCTTAGggaatttttcttgtttttgtttattagaACAAGACCTGCACCACATTAAGCATCCCCAAACTGAATCCAGACACTGAAGCTATTAAGCAATGAATCAATTATTGTATAAACTTTTGAAGAGCGATGTATGTGTGAATAGAACCTCTAACCTCTTTCTTGATAAATCTTGTGAATTGTAGAGCTTTTCAACAACCGTGGCTGAAGTCTCAGACCCCATCATAGAAATTTCAAAGCAACTTTTTGATTACCTGCAATTGTTTCTGAATACTGAATGTTTCACCAACACGAGTTTCCTACAAATGACACACTTCTGAGGTTTGTGGAAGGAGTTAGACATTATTATTGTAACAGTGTGAGCGTGGCGAGAGGTAACCGTTCGCACCAGGCACGTGGTTACCGCATGCTCGTAGGCTCCCACCACCATTCAAACTCCTGCATAacatctttttctattttttataattattactatATTAGGGTTATAgtatttattttaggtttaataggttcggaaaTTCCTACATTTGcgcgggttcgtttcaattgggtcctttaattttggaagtgatcaattgagtTCCCACCGacctaatttaatatttttaataatttttaattatattttcatttattaatatatttaacaattaaaaatgttaaaaatttatctATACAGCTCAAACCGTGTCACTTGGATGTCATCTATATTTAACGAAAATGttattattgaatcaaattaaccaaaattagggacccaattaatcacttccaaaattagaagacccaattgaaacgaacccgcaaatatagggacctccgaacctattaaacctttattttaagtaaaacgtacttgtatgaattttaaattagtaattaatattcttatttGTAATTATTCAGTTAAGTCTTGCTCATGaataatgtataattaataattatttttgacaTTTAACACAAAATCTTGTGTCATCCACAGTGACACGCTCCTGCAGCGCGTGTCTTCCGTACCCTCATGACACTTTTCACGTTGAAGTTAGCTACGTCATCATTACATgtgcttttataatttatgtaaattcttttatttttaaatatagcATGAGAATTGGTGTTTAATGAATAGAAATATAATATCACGAtgtgatgaaaataaaagttattacaTATGAAACATTAAAGtatactttaataaataaataaatgtgtctctttgtatttaatatttgaaatttctGATGCTAGAAACcactttaaaattaaagtgtTAATGTTGAGTTTGCAGgtgaaaaaaatgaagtt
This Vigna angularis cultivar LongXiaoDou No.4 chromosome 4, ASM1680809v1, whole genome shotgun sequence DNA region includes the following protein-coding sequences:
- the LOC108345227 gene encoding transcription factor bHLH47 isoform X1, encoding MMGSETSATVVEKLYNSQDLSRKRSCSNKQKQEKFPKRIRKAEREKEKREQLNELFLGLAATLVVTDLKEQNNGKASILRESIRLLKDLFSQIESLKKDSVSLLSETHYVTMEKNEMVEENCVLKSQIEKLAGEIEARVVQCRHNLMNPFPEPEKITEFSGENLQLSSTEGAVQQGHAVLVVPISTNHGPHNVVEQIPKPKSTITKPHPRYPTQMDSWPLQLLAEQPTSN
- the LOC108345227 gene encoding transcription factor bHLH47 isoform X2, encoding MMGSETSATVVEKLYNSQDLSRKRSCSNKQKQEKFPKRIRKAEREKEKREQLNELFLGLAATLDLKEQNNGKASILRESIRLLKDLFSQIESLKKDSVSLLSETHYVTMEKNEMVEENCVLKSQIEKLAGEIEARVVQCRHNLMNPFPEPEKITEFSGENLQLSSTEGAVQQGHAVLVVPISTNHGPHNVVEQIPKPKSTITKPHPRYPTQMDSWPLQLLAEQPTSN